From one Humulus lupulus chromosome 8, drHumLupu1.1, whole genome shotgun sequence genomic stretch:
- the LOC133797200 gene encoding tetraspanin-2 → MQTPHYSHLYNHIISQTSTYILKKIKSHHHNKLLLLHRHYHLPLHFFSVSAMGVSNNITAVLNFIAFLCSIPIIAAGTWLASKPDNECIHAFRWPVVILGILILLVSLAGFVGAYWNKQSLLAFYLFCMAILIALLLILLVFAFVVTRRDGSYQVPGRNYKEYRLDGFSDWLRDRVTSSANWGKIRTCLADSDVCIKLNQDYITADQFFNGHISPLQARCCKPPTVCGYNYVNPTLWINPVNQVGDPDCFLWSNDQTQLCYNCNSCKAGLLGNLRKEWRKANVILIVAVVVLIWVYLIACSAFKNAQTEDLFRRYKQGWV, encoded by the exons ATGCAGACACCTCACTATTCACACCTATATAACCATATAATTTCCCAAACGAGTACATATATACTCAAAAAGATAAAAAGTCACCACCACAAcaaacttcttcttcttcatcgtcACTACCACCTACCACTCCACTTTTTTTCAGTTTCTGCCATGGGAGTGAGCAACAACATAACCGCGGTACTCAACTTCATCGCCTTTCTCTGCTCCATACCCATAATCGCCGCCGGAACATGGCTTGCCTCCAAGCCCGACAACGAGTGCATCCACGCGTTCCGGTGGCCGGTGGTCATCCTCGGCATCCTCATCCTCCTCGTCTCACTCGCCGGCTTCGTTGGCGCTTACTGGAACAAGCAAAGTCTCCTTGCCTTTTACCTCTTCTGTATGGCCATCCTCATAGCTCTCCTTCTCATTCTGCTCGTCTTCGCTTTTGTCGTCACGCGCCGCGACGGCAGCTACCAAGTCCCCGGTCGCAATTACAAGGAGTACCGCCTCGACGGGTTCTCCGATTGGCTCAGGGACCGAGTCACCAGCTCGGCCAATTGGGGAAAAATTAGGACGTGTTTGGCTGATTCCGATGTTTGTATCAAGCTTAACCAGGATTACATCACCGCCGATCAGTTCTTCAATGGTCACATCTCTCCACTCCAGGCAA GATGTTGTAAACCCCCAACAGTTTGTGGCTACAACTATGTGAACCCTACACTTTGGATAAACCCAGTTAACCAAGTAGGTGATCCTGACTGCTTCTTGTGGAGCAATGACCAAACCCAGCTTTGCTACAATTGTAACTCTTGCAAGGCAGGCCTTTTGGGCAACCTCAGAAAAGAATGGAGGAAAGCCAATGTGATTCTCATAGTGGCAGTTGTTGTATTGATTTGGGTCTATCTCATTGCCTGCAGCGCCTTCAAGAATGCCCAGACAGAGGACCTCTTCCGCCGTTACAAGCAGGGTTGGGTCTGA
- the LOC133797199 gene encoding 1-aminocyclopropane-1-carboxylate oxidase 1 encodes MEIPVIDFDELDGKKRSNTMAQLHHACEKWGCFQIKNHGIDEKLMEKVKHLVNTHYEENLKQEFYESQVAKRLESKGHTSDIDWESSFFIWHRPVSNMEQIENLPKDFCSTIDEYIVHMIKLAEKLSGLMCENLGLERDHIKDAFSGTNGPSVGTKVAKYPQCPNPELVRGLREHTDAGGIILLLQDDQVPGLQFLKDGEWIAIPPSKNNTIFVNTGDQLEILSNGRYRSVLHRVMAEKNGSRLSIATFYNPAGDAIISPAPKLLYPNHIRFQDYLKLYATTKFSDKGPRFESMKQMANGCNTFLA; translated from the exons ATGGAGATCCCAGTGATAGATTTCGATGAGCTTGATGGAAAGAAAAGAAGCAACACAATGGCTCAACTACACCATGCTTGCGAAAAATGGGGGTGTTTTCAA ATCAAAAACCATGGAATTGACGAAAAGTTGATGGAGAAAGTGAAGCACTTGGTGAATACACACTATGAGGAAAATTTGAAGCAGGAGTTCTATGAGTCTCAGGTAGCTAAAAGATTGGAGAGCAAAGGACATACCTCTGACATAGACTGGGAAAGCAGCTTCTTCATTTGGCATCGCCCTGTATCTAACATGGAACAAATTGAAAACCTTCCAAAAGACTTTTG CTCAACAATAGATGAGTACATAGTTCACATGATTAAACTGGCAGAGAAGCTTTCTGGGCTCATGTGTGAGAATCTTGGTTTGGAGAGAGATCATATAAAGGATGCTTTCTCTGGAACAAACGGTCCTTCTGTGGGGACAAAAGTGGCAAAATATCCTCAATGTCCAAATCCAGAACTTGTGAGAGGACTTCGAGAGCACACTGATGCTGGTGGGATCATACTTTTGCTCCAAGATGACCAAGTTCCAGGTCTTCAATTCTTGAAAGATGGAGAATGGATTGCAATTCCTCCATCCAAAAACAACACCATCTTTGTGAACACAGGTGACCAACTCGAAATATTGAGTAATGGTAGGTATAGGAGTGTTTTACACCGTGTCATGGCTGAGAAGAATGGAAGTAGACTGTCCATTGCTACCTTCTATAACCCCGCCGGCGATGCTATCATTTCTCCCGCACCCAAGCTGTTGTACCCAAATCACATCCGTTTCCAAGATTACCTGAAACTTTATGCAACTACAAAGTTTTCTGACAAGGGACCCAGGTTTGAATCCATGAAGCAAATGGCCAATGGGTGCAACACTTTTCTAGCCTAA
- the LOC133797198 gene encoding uncharacterized protein LOC133797198 — protein sequence MEAWVPLLNIFLNSPVPESEASRWLHQSFSASSAATAPITTASFVSLLMKPLDAIVVDDSSSSSTRRVMYVQTLPNMVQTRIFSFLAVEHQRFCRRDLCNMARIVLSDNQELDFWVEKAAHHLLDAVSELNFEWISSLSLDSGDESTGEEFESLPGWLKDAAGSGELLPWLPISPEDLNSRTLCGDSGKNNDTLDQVAEDVEQFMDDVVEKVEIDDSQCKNDSVGPEIHNKALSLKAQIMNFESTTKVVGLANEIRKLCFVKKGGSSLVLELIEPWLADNETASVLLSQLSYGSEEELTWPSQVLCSIILPKFLVLKEPAPRVLVAATLEYCKLHQKTAVYALLLPLILNKNGINNPICDVITRVIKECLHRAHVSAFCQKLLCGGKDERGVICLPCHQHLISDEMVWTESLFNLFQSILNHNVCLTQDSVDRILYQVHHLAEKFSKSLKFGNFLLCLVTKCSPLLKSHKSLLTEAVEKTNTLLTKSILSKLAIM from the exons ATGGAAGCATGGGTACCGCTCTTAAACATTTTCCTCAACTCTCCGGTACCGGAATCGGAAGCTTCACGGTGGTTACACCAATCTTTTAGTGCCTCATCAGCGGCGACCGCTCCAATTACCACAGCCTCATTCGTCTCTTTGCTAATGAAACCCTTAGACGCCATTGTTGTGGacgattcttcttcttcttccacgaGAAG GGTCATGTATGTACAGACTCTACCAAACATGGTTCAGACTAGAATTTTCTCATTTCTAGCTGTGGAACATCAGCGATTTTGCCGGCGGGATTTGTGTAATATGGCTCGAATTGTATTGAGTGACAATCAAGAGCTTGATTTTTGGGTTGAGAAAGCTGCCCACCACCTGCTCGATGCGGTGTCTGAGTTGAATTTCGAGTGGATTTCGTCCCTAAGCTTGGATTCTGGGGATGAGAGCACGGGAGAGGAGTTTGAGTCCTTGCCGGGTTGGCTCAAGGATGCAGCTGGTAGTGGTGAATTGCTTCCCTGGCTTCCTATATCTCCTGAAGATTTGAACTCGAGGACATTGTGTGGAGATTCTGGTAAAAACAACGATACTTTGGATCAAGTAGCTGAGGATGTAGAACAATTTATGGATGACGTTGTTGAAAAAGTTGAGATTGATGACTCCCAGTGTAAGAATGATTCTGTTGGGCCTGAAATTCACAATAAGGCACTTAGTCTGAAAGCTCAGATTATGAACTTTGAATCAActacaaaagttgtaggcctagcGAATGAAATTCGCAAACTTTGCTTTGTTAAAAAAGGAGGTTCTTCACTAGTTTTGGAGCTGATCGAACCCTGGCTGGCGGACAATGAAACTGCTTCTGTTTTGCTTTCTCAACTTTCGTACGGAAGTGAAGAAGAGCTAACTTGGCCAAGCCAGGTTCTCTGCTCCATCATCCTTCCCAAGTTTTTGGTTCTTAAAGAACCAGCTCCTCGTGTCCTAGTGGCTGCAACTTTAGAATATTGCAAGCTCCATCAGAAAACCGCTGTTTATGCTCTCTTGCTTCCTCTGATTCTCAACAAAAATGGCATCAACAATCCTATATGCGATGTCATCACTAGGGTCATCAAGGAATGCTTGCACCGAGCTCATGTTTCTGCTTTCTGTCAGAAGCTGCTCTGTGGTGGAAAAGATGAGAGAGGAGTCATCTGCCTTCCTTGCCACCAGCATCTCATATCCGACGAAATGGTATGGACAGAATCATTGTTTAACCTGTTCCAGAGCATTTTAAACCATAATGTATGTTTAACTCAGGATTCTGTTGATCGTATTCTTTATCAAGTTCATCATTTAGCTGAGAAGTTTTCCAAATCTTTGAAATTTGGAAACTTTTTATTATGTTTAGTCACCAAATGTTCTCCACTATTGAAGTCACACAAAAGCCTTTTGACTGAAGCGGTTGAGAAAACCAATACCCTTTTGACAAAATCTATATTATCTAAATTGGCAATCATGTAG